In Rosa chinensis cultivar Old Blush chromosome 1, RchiOBHm-V2, whole genome shotgun sequence, a genomic segment contains:
- the LOC112178599 gene encoding cleavage and polyadenylation specificity factor subunit 2 isoform X2 produces the protein MGTSVQVTPLCGVYNENPLSYLVSIDGFNFLIDCGWNDHFDPSLLQPLSRVASTVDAVLLSHPDTLHLGALPYAAKHLGLAAPVFSTEPVYRLGLLTMYDQYLSRKQVSEFDLFTLDDIDSAFQNVTRLTNAQHHHLTGKGEGIVISPHVAGHLLGGTVWKITKDGEDVIYAVDFNHRKEKHLNGINQSSFVRPAVLITDAYNALNNQPYRRQKDREFTETIKKTLRSQGNVLLPVDTAGRVLELLQILESCWNEESLPFPIYFLTYVASSTIDYVKSFLEWMSDAMAKSFETTRDNAFILKRVKLLVNKSELDNAPEGPKVVLASMASLEAGFSHDIFVEWATDAKNLVLFTERAQFGTLARMLQADPPPKAVKVTMSKRIPLVGEELIAYEEEQNRIKKEEALKASLIKEEELKASHGADVSMSDPLVIDTSNAKSLPDVVPRGGGCRDILIDGFTPPSTSVAPMFPFYENNSEWDDFGEVINPDDYVIKDEDMNQGAMLVGGDMDGKIDEASASLILDSRPSKVVSSELTVPVKCSLIYMDFEGRSDARSVKSILSHMAPLKLVLVHGTAEATEHLKQHCLKHVCPHVYAPQLEETIDVTSDLCAYKVQLSEKLMSNIIFKKLGENEIAWFDSDVGKTEDEMLTLLPCSTPAPPHKPILVGDLKMADFKQYLADNGVQVEFASGALRCGEYVTIRKVGDASHKGGGAGSQQIVIEGPACEDYYKIREYLYSHFYLL, from the exons aTGGGAACTTCGGTTCAGGTAACGCCGCTGTGCGGAGTCTACAACGAGAATCCACTCTCTTATTTGGTCTCCATCGACGGCTTCAACTTCCTCATCGACTGTGGCTGGAACGACCACTTCGACCCCTCCCTCCTCCAACCTCTCTCCAg AGTCGCTTCCACCGTAGACGCCGTCCTACTGTCCCATCCCGACACACTCCACCTCGGCGCGCTTCCCTACGCCGCGAAACACCTCGGCCTCGCCGCTCCGGTCTTCTCCACCGAGCCGGTTTACCGGCTAGGGCTTCTCACTATGTACGATCAGTACCTCTCCCGCAAG CAAGTTTCGGAGTTCGATTTGTTTACGCTGGATGATATTGATTCTGCTTTCCAAAATGTCACCAGGCTGACCAATGCTCAGCACCATCATCTTACTG GCAAAGGAGAGGGAATTGTGATCTCGCCTCATGTGGCTGGGCATCTATTGGGAGGTACTGTGTGGAAGATAACAAAGGATGGAGAGGATGTTATATATGCTGTGGACTTCAACCATCGAAAAGAAAA GCATTTGAATGGAATTAATCAGTCATCGTTTGTGCGGCCTGCTGTTCTAATAACAGATGCCTATAATGCTTTGAACAATCAGCCTTATAGACGCCAGAAGGACAGAGAATTTACAG agacTATAAAGAAGACTCTGCGATCTCAAGGAAATGTTTTACTACCTGTTGATACTGCTGGGCGAGTTTTGGAACTTCTTCAAATATTGGAATCG TGTTGGAACGAGGAAAGTTTGCCCTTCCCCATCTATTTCCTAACGTATGTTGCTTCTAGCACAATTGATTATGTCAAAAGTTTCCTTGAGTGGATGAGTGATGCAATGGCAAAGTCCTTTGAGACAACACGAGACAATGCTTTTATTTTGAA GCGTGTGAAACTTCTTGTTAACAAGAGCGAACTTGACAATGCTCCGGAAGGCCCAAAG GTTGTTTTAGCATCCATGGCCAGTTTGGAAGCGGGTTTTTCTCACGATATATTTGTCGAATGGGCAACTGATGCTAAGAATCTTGTGCTTTTTACAGAACGAGCTCAG TTTGGCACGTTAGCTCGTATGCTTCAGGCAGACCCGCCTCCAAAAGCTGTCAAGGTTACCATGTCCAAGAGGATCCCTTTGGTTGGAGAAGAGCTAATTGCTTATGAAGAAGAGCAGAACAGAATTAAAAAGGAAGAAGCTCTAAAGGCTAGTCTGATTAAAGAGGAGGAGTTAAAAGCTTCTCATGGGGCTGATGTCAGCATGAGTGATCCACTGGTTATTGATACTAGCAATGCAAAGTCTTTGCCAGATG TGGTTCCACGTGGCGGTGGATGCAGAGACATTTTAATCGATGGATTTACTCCTCCTTCTACTAGTGTTGCCCCTATGTTTCCCTTCTATGAAAATAATTCTGAGTGGGATGACTTTGGTGAAGTTATAAATCCGGATGATTATGTTATCAAGGATGAAGACATGAACCAAGGAGCAATGCTT GTTGGAGGTGATATGGATGGAAAAATTGACGAAGCCTCTGCTAGTTTAATACTCGACTCAAGGCCTTCAAAAGTTGTGTCAAGTGAATTGACT GTACCAGTGAAGTGTTCACTGATATATATGGACTTTGAGGGCCGTTCTGATGCGAGATCTGTTAAATCGATTCTTTCGCATATGGCTCCTCTAAAGCTT GTTTTGGTTCATGGAACAGCTGAGGCCACTGAACATTTGAAGCAACACTGCTTGAAACATGTTTGCCCTCATGTATATGCTCCTCAACTTGAAGAAACAATTGATGTCACATCTGATTTATGTGCTTATAAG GTACAACTGTCCGAGAAGCTCATGAGTAACATAATCTTTAAGAAG CTTGGAGAGAATGAAATAGCTTGGTTCGATTCTGATGTAGGGAAGACAGAAGACGAAATGCTGACTTTACTACCCTGCTCAACCCCAGCTCCACCACACAAACCAATCCTAGTTGGTGACTTAAAAATGGCCGATTTCAAGCAATATCTTGCTGATAACGGTGTCCAG GTTGAATTTGCCAGTGGGGCTTTGCGATGTGGTGAATATGTGACAATACGCAAGGTTGGGGATGCAAGCCATAAG GGTGGCGGTGCTGGTTCGCAGCAAATTGTGATTGAAGGTCCAGCATGTGAGGATTATTACAAGATACGAGAATATCTCTATTCACACTTTTATTTACTTTAA
- the LOC112178739 gene encoding cytochrome P450 89A2 yields the protein METWLLILTTLLLSLLLKPILSLLLTTNKLPPGPISVPIISSFLWLRKSFSELEPIIRNLQARYGPIITLRIGSRPAVFISNRSLAHQALIQNGAVFADRPPALATNKIISSNQHNISSAVYGPTWRLLRRNLTSEILHPSRVKSYSGARKWVLDILANRLTESQSNGGGGVKVVDHFQYAMFCLLVLMCFGDKLDENQINKIEEVQRRLLLSFSRFNILNFWPSLTKIVLKNRWQEFFRIRKAQEDVLLPLIRARKDANVNKSDDYVLSYVDTLWDLELPDEKRKLTEDEIISLCSEFLNAGTDTTSTALQWIMANIVKYPSVQERLRAEIKGVVEETEEEVKEEDLQKMPYLKAVVLEGLRRHPPGHFVLPHSVTNDVVLDGYVVPKKGTVNFMVADMGWDPEVWEEPMEFKPERFLSKEGGDQGFDITGSREIKMMPFGVGRRICPGLGLAVLHLEYFVANLVWKFEWRGVEGEDVDFAEKQEFTMVMRNPLKANISPRVMR from the coding sequence ATGGAAACCTGGCTCCTCATCCTCACcaccctcctcctctctctcctcctcaaaCCCATCCTCTCCCTCCTCCTCACCACCAACAAGCTCCCGCCGGGCCCCATCTCCGTCCCCATAATCAGCAGCTTCCTCTGGCTCCGCAAATCCTTCTCGGAGCTCGAGCCCATCATCCGCAACCTCCAGGCCCGTTACGGCCCAATCATCACCCTCCGCATCGGCTCCCGCCCCGCCGTCTTCATCTCCAACCGCTCCCTGGCCCACCAGGCCTTAATCCAAAACGGCGCCGTCTTCGCCGACCGCCCCCCGGCTTTAGccaccaacaaaatcatcagCAGCAACCAGCACAACATCAGCTCCGCTGTCTACGGCCCCACGTGGCGCCTCCTCCGCCGCAACCTCACCTCCGAAATCCTCCACCCTTCCCGCGTCAAATCCTATTCCGGGGCCCGCAAGTGGGTCCTCGACATCCTCGCCAACCGCCTAACGGAATCCCAATCCAACGGAGGGGGAGGAGTCAAAGTGGTTGACCATTTCCAGTACGCCATGTTCTGCTTGCTGGTTCTCATGTGTTTTGGAGACAAACTCGACGAGAACCAGATCAATAAAATCGAAGAAGTCCAGCGGAGACTCCTCCTCAGCTTCAGCCGGTTCAACATCCTCAATTTCTGGCCTTCATTGACAAAAATAGTCCTCAAGAATCGCTGGCAGGAGTTCTTTCGAATCCGAAAAGCCCAAGAAGATGTCCTGCTTCCTCTGATTCGAGCCCGCAAGGATGCCAATGTCAACAAGAGCGATGACTATGTACTGTCTTACGTCGACACTCTCTGGGACCTCGAGCTTCCCGACGAGAAGAGGAAGCTGACGGAGGACGAGATCATTAGCCTCTGTTCGGAGTTTCTCAATGCCGGAACCGATACTACTTCCACCGCGCTGCAGTGGATCATGGCCAATATTGTGAAGTATCCATCTGTCCAGGAGAGGCTGCGTGCGGAGATTAAAGGAGTTGTGGAGGAAACAGAGGAGGAGGTGAAGGAGGAGGACTTGCAGAAGATGCCTTATTTAAAGGCGGTGGTGTTGGAGGGTTTAAGGCGCCACCCACCCGGCCACTTTGTGCTGCCGCATTCCGTCACGAACGACGTCGTCTTGGATGGTTATGTGGTACCAAAGAAGGGGACGGTGAATTTCATGGTGGCGGATATGGGTTGGGACCCGGAGGTGTGGGAGGAGCCTATGGAGTTTAAGCCGGAGAGGTTTTTGAGTAAGGAGGGAGGAGATCAGGGTTTTGATATAACGGGGAGTAGAGAGATTAAGATGATGCCGTTTGGGGTTGGGAGGAGGATTTGCCCTGGTCTTGGGTTGGCTGTGCTTCATCTGGAGTATTTTGTGGCGAATTTGGTGTGGAAATTCGAGTGGAGAGGTGTGGAGGGAGAGGATGTTGACTTCGCGGAGAAGCAAGAGTTCACCATGGTCATGAGGAATCCATTGAAGGCGAACATTTCACCCAGAGTGATGAGATGA
- the LOC112178520 gene encoding signal peptide peptidase-like 1, with amino-acid sequence MGSIWNLLYLLEPAPVSLILTAVGVTFGSAFRALNYGKEMERNRDFSEASITLDRSQALMIPVMSSLSLLLMFYLFTSVSQLLTVFTAIASVSSLFFCLSPSVAYLKSQLGLPDPYVSRCCSKSFTRTQGSLLVLCIGTVAAWLVTGHWILNNLLGISICIAFVSHVRLPNIKVCAMLLVCLFVYDIFWVFFSERFFGANVMVSVATQQASNPVHTVANSLSLPGLQMVTKKLELPVKIVFPRNLFGGVTPGGSTRDFMMLGLGDMAIPAMLLALVLCFDYRKSRDTVNLLDMHSSKGHKYIWYALPGYAFGLVTALAAGVLTQSPQPALLYLVPSTLGPIVIISWIRKELAELWDGPLPSFNDKVHQIEV; translated from the exons ATGGGGTCTATATGGAATCTTTTGTATTTGCTGGAGCCTGCACCTGTTTCTCTGATTTTAACGGCAGTAGGTGTTACTTTTGGGTCTGCATTTCGTGCTCTAAATTATGGAAAAGAAATGGAGCGGAATCGTGACTTTTCAGAAGCATCGATTACGTTAGATAGGTCACAAGCACTCATGATCCCTGTAATGAGCTCCCTAAGCTTGCTTTTGATGTTCTACCTCTTCACTTCTGTTTCACAACTCCTGACTGTATTCACAGCCATTGCATCCGTCTCCTCCCTGTTTTTCTGCCTATCTCCTTCAGTAGCCTATTTGAAGTCACAGCTTGGTTTGCCCGACCCCTATGTGTCGAGGTGTTGTTCGAAGTCGTTTACACGCACCCAAGGATCGTTACTGGTTTTATGCATTGGTACAGTTGCTGCTTGGCTTGTTACTGGACATTGGATACTGAACAACTTGTTGGGCATTTCTATATGTATTGCCTTTGTGAGTCATGTCCGTCTTCCAAATATCAAGGTTTGTGCAatgcttcttgtctgtctattcGTATACGACATATTCTGGGTCTTCTTCTCTGAGAGATTTTTTGGGGCGAATGTCATGGTATCGGTAGCAACACAACAAGCCTCAAACCCCGTTCACACGGTGGCAAATAGTTTGAGTCTTCCTGGGCTGCAAATGGTGACAAAGAAGTTGGAGTTGCCCGTGAAGATTGTCTTCCCCAGGAACTTATTTGGTGGAGTGACTCCCGGAGGAAGTACCAGAGACTTCATGATGCTCGGTCTGGGTGACATG GCAATTCCTGCCATGCTTCTGGCATTAGTCCTATGTTTTGATTATCGAAAAAGCAGGGACACAGTAAATTTGCTAGATATGCATTCCTCAAAGGGGCACAAATATATTTGGTATGCCCTTCCTGGATATGCCTTTGGACTGGTCACAGCTTTAGCAGCTGGAGTTTTGACCCAGTCACCCCAACCTGCTCTTCTCTATTTG GTGCCCTCAACGCTAGGACCAATTGTCATCATTTCTTGGATTAGGAAGGAACTAGCAGAATTATGGGATGGCCCTTTGCCAAGCTTCAACGATAAAGTTCACCAGATAGAAGTATGA
- the LOC112178599 gene encoding cleavage and polyadenylation specificity factor subunit 2 isoform X1, producing MGTSVQVTPLCGVYNENPLSYLVSIDGFNFLIDCGWNDHFDPSLLQPLSRVASTVDAVLLSHPDTLHLGALPYAAKHLGLAAPVFSTEPVYRLGLLTMYDQYLSRKQVSEFDLFTLDDIDSAFQNVTRLTNAQHHHLTGKGEGIVISPHVAGHLLGGTVWKITKDGEDVIYAVDFNHRKEKHLNGINQSSFVRPAVLITDAYNALNNQPYRRQKDREFTETIKKTLRSQGNVLLPVDTAGRVLELLQILESCWNEESLPFPIYFLTYVASSTIDYVKSFLEWMSDAMAKSFETTRDNAFILKRVKLLVNKSELDNAPEGPKVVLASMASLEAGFSHDIFVEWATDAKNLVLFTERAQFGTLARMLQADPPPKAVKVTMSKRIPLVGEELIAYEEEQNRIKKEEALKASLIKEEELKASHGADVSMSDPLVIDTSNAKSLPDAVVPRGGGCRDILIDGFTPPSTSVAPMFPFYENNSEWDDFGEVINPDDYVIKDEDMNQGAMLVGGDMDGKIDEASASLILDSRPSKVVSSELTVPVKCSLIYMDFEGRSDARSVKSILSHMAPLKLVLVHGTAEATEHLKQHCLKHVCPHVYAPQLEETIDVTSDLCAYKVQLSEKLMSNIIFKKLGENEIAWFDSDVGKTEDEMLTLLPCSTPAPPHKPILVGDLKMADFKQYLADNGVQVEFASGALRCGEYVTIRKVGDASHKGGGAGSQQIVIEGPACEDYYKIREYLYSHFYLL from the exons aTGGGAACTTCGGTTCAGGTAACGCCGCTGTGCGGAGTCTACAACGAGAATCCACTCTCTTATTTGGTCTCCATCGACGGCTTCAACTTCCTCATCGACTGTGGCTGGAACGACCACTTCGACCCCTCCCTCCTCCAACCTCTCTCCAg AGTCGCTTCCACCGTAGACGCCGTCCTACTGTCCCATCCCGACACACTCCACCTCGGCGCGCTTCCCTACGCCGCGAAACACCTCGGCCTCGCCGCTCCGGTCTTCTCCACCGAGCCGGTTTACCGGCTAGGGCTTCTCACTATGTACGATCAGTACCTCTCCCGCAAG CAAGTTTCGGAGTTCGATTTGTTTACGCTGGATGATATTGATTCTGCTTTCCAAAATGTCACCAGGCTGACCAATGCTCAGCACCATCATCTTACTG GCAAAGGAGAGGGAATTGTGATCTCGCCTCATGTGGCTGGGCATCTATTGGGAGGTACTGTGTGGAAGATAACAAAGGATGGAGAGGATGTTATATATGCTGTGGACTTCAACCATCGAAAAGAAAA GCATTTGAATGGAATTAATCAGTCATCGTTTGTGCGGCCTGCTGTTCTAATAACAGATGCCTATAATGCTTTGAACAATCAGCCTTATAGACGCCAGAAGGACAGAGAATTTACAG agacTATAAAGAAGACTCTGCGATCTCAAGGAAATGTTTTACTACCTGTTGATACTGCTGGGCGAGTTTTGGAACTTCTTCAAATATTGGAATCG TGTTGGAACGAGGAAAGTTTGCCCTTCCCCATCTATTTCCTAACGTATGTTGCTTCTAGCACAATTGATTATGTCAAAAGTTTCCTTGAGTGGATGAGTGATGCAATGGCAAAGTCCTTTGAGACAACACGAGACAATGCTTTTATTTTGAA GCGTGTGAAACTTCTTGTTAACAAGAGCGAACTTGACAATGCTCCGGAAGGCCCAAAG GTTGTTTTAGCATCCATGGCCAGTTTGGAAGCGGGTTTTTCTCACGATATATTTGTCGAATGGGCAACTGATGCTAAGAATCTTGTGCTTTTTACAGAACGAGCTCAG TTTGGCACGTTAGCTCGTATGCTTCAGGCAGACCCGCCTCCAAAAGCTGTCAAGGTTACCATGTCCAAGAGGATCCCTTTGGTTGGAGAAGAGCTAATTGCTTATGAAGAAGAGCAGAACAGAATTAAAAAGGAAGAAGCTCTAAAGGCTAGTCTGATTAAAGAGGAGGAGTTAAAAGCTTCTCATGGGGCTGATGTCAGCATGAGTGATCCACTGGTTATTGATACTAGCAATGCAAAGTCTTTGCCAGATG CAGTGGTTCCACGTGGCGGTGGATGCAGAGACATTTTAATCGATGGATTTACTCCTCCTTCTACTAGTGTTGCCCCTATGTTTCCCTTCTATGAAAATAATTCTGAGTGGGATGACTTTGGTGAAGTTATAAATCCGGATGATTATGTTATCAAGGATGAAGACATGAACCAAGGAGCAATGCTT GTTGGAGGTGATATGGATGGAAAAATTGACGAAGCCTCTGCTAGTTTAATACTCGACTCAAGGCCTTCAAAAGTTGTGTCAAGTGAATTGACT GTACCAGTGAAGTGTTCACTGATATATATGGACTTTGAGGGCCGTTCTGATGCGAGATCTGTTAAATCGATTCTTTCGCATATGGCTCCTCTAAAGCTT GTTTTGGTTCATGGAACAGCTGAGGCCACTGAACATTTGAAGCAACACTGCTTGAAACATGTTTGCCCTCATGTATATGCTCCTCAACTTGAAGAAACAATTGATGTCACATCTGATTTATGTGCTTATAAG GTACAACTGTCCGAGAAGCTCATGAGTAACATAATCTTTAAGAAG CTTGGAGAGAATGAAATAGCTTGGTTCGATTCTGATGTAGGGAAGACAGAAGACGAAATGCTGACTTTACTACCCTGCTCAACCCCAGCTCCACCACACAAACCAATCCTAGTTGGTGACTTAAAAATGGCCGATTTCAAGCAATATCTTGCTGATAACGGTGTCCAG GTTGAATTTGCCAGTGGGGCTTTGCGATGTGGTGAATATGTGACAATACGCAAGGTTGGGGATGCAAGCCATAAG GGTGGCGGTGCTGGTTCGCAGCAAATTGTGATTGAAGGTCCAGCATGTGAGGATTATTACAAGATACGAGAATATCTCTATTCACACTTTTATTTACTTTAA
- the LOC112172165 gene encoding uncharacterized mitochondrial protein AtMg00810-like, with protein MGTARGPGGSFLVLVLVEMRLRIVLRRKDNEGGNNEKHGNSFSALLIYIDDIWITGNDLKTIAALKGFLHSQFRLKDLEDLKYFLGIEVSTSKRGIFICQCKYALEIIEDARLLGAAPADTPMEKSLKLSDHSDLLKDPGKYRRLIGRLIYLTVSRPDITYAIHVLSRFMSQPRKMHWEAALRVVHYLKGAPGQGMFFSSINDLKLRAYCDSDWAGCPVTRRSTTGYFVFLGPSLISWRSKRQKTGTCCELTWLRYLLRDLDLSLREPALLFCDNKAALHIAANPVFHERTRHIEMDCHYIRDKILDGTVAMRHVNSAYHLVDVLPKPLGKDIFVPMIHKLGVQDIHSLT; from the exons ATGGGAACGGCGAGGGGTCCAGGAGGGAGTTTCTTGGTGTTGGTTTTGGTGGAGATGAGACTAAGAATAGTTTTGAGAAGAAAAGATAATGAGGGTGGTAACAATGA AAAACATGGGAATTCATTTTCTGCACTTTTGATTTACATTGATGACATATGGATTACTGGGAATGATTTGAAGACTATTGCTGCACTTAAAGGTTTCTTACATAGTCAATTTCGTCTCAAAGATCTTGAAGACTTAAAGTATTTCCTTGGTATTGAAGTTTCAACTTCCAAACGTGGGATCTTTATATGTCAATGTAAATATGCTCTAGAGATTATTGAAGACGCAAGGTTACTAGGAGCTGCACCTGCTGATACTCCCATGGAAAAAAGTTTAAAATTGTCTGATCATAGTGATTTGCTCAAAGACCCCGGAAAGTACAGAAGGTTAATCGGCAGGCTTATATACCTCACTGTCTCACGCCCTGACATTACTTATGCAATCCATGTCCTTAGCAGATTCATGAGCCAACCAAGGAAAATGCATTGGGAAGCAGCATTAAGAGTGGTACATTATCTAAAAGGCGCTCCTGGACAAGGTATGTTTTTCTCCTCCATCAATGATCTGAAGTTGAGAGCTTATTGTGACTCTGATTGGGCGGGATGCCCTGTCACTAGAAGATCTACCACCGGATACTTTGTCTTTCTTGGACCTTCtttaatttcttggaggtcaaaACGTCAAAAGACAGGAACATGTTGCGAGTTGACTTGGTTGCGTTATCTGCTTCGAGATCTCGACCTGTCTCTCCGTGAACCAGCCCTGCTGTTTTGTGATAACAAGGCTGCACTACACATTGCGGCCAACCCCGTATTTCATGAGCGAACTAGGCATATCGAGATGGATTGCCACTACATTAGAGACAAAATTCTAGATGGTACTGTGGCCATGAGGCATGTAAATTCCGCTTATCATCTTGTCGATGTTCTTCCTAAACCTTTGGGGAAAGATATCTTTGTTCCTATGATTCACAAGTTGGGAGTGCAAGACATCCACTCTctaacttga
- the LOC112178824 gene encoding cytochrome P450 89A2 translates to MATWFFLIVTTLFISVLVKTILSLISTNKLPPGPVTIPIISSLLWLRQSPYEMELALRKLHGQYGPIFTLNLGSRPKIFVGSSSLAHQALVQNGAVFADRPPALATDKIITSNQHNISSAPYGLTWRLLRRNLSSEILHPLRVKSYGAARKWVLDILSTRLQLEVESQSHSKGVVVVDHFQYAMFCLLVLMCFGDKLDEKQIKEVERVQRQLLLGLWRFRLLSIKPNITKIVLKKQWSEFLKIRKEQEDVLIPLIRARSKAKEERLSKVDQISDEFVLSYVDTLWDLQLHEEKRKLEEGEIVSLCSEFLSAGTDTTSTALQWIMANIVKYPHVQERIFAEIKGVVKKTEEEVKEEDLQKMPYLKAVILEGLRRHPPGHFLLPHRVTQDIVLDGYVVPKNVTVNFTVADIGWDSKVWEDPMAFKPERFLSGGAGEGVDITGNREIKMMPFGAGRRICPASGLAMLHLEYFVANLVWRFEWKAVDGANVDLSEKQEFTVVMKNPLQVNISQRVNK, encoded by the coding sequence ATGGCGACCTGGTTCTTCCTCATAGTAACTACCCTATTCATCTCTGTTCTTGTCAAAACCATTCTCAGTCTAATCTCAACAAACAAACTCCCTCCTGGACCTGTCACCATTCCCATAATCAGCAGCTTGTTATGGCTCCGCCAGTCGCCTTATGAGATGGAACTCGCACTCAGAAAACTCCATGGCCAATACGGACCCATTTTCACCCTCAATCTCGGCTCCCGCCCTAAGATATTCGTCGGCAGCAGCTCCCTGGCTCACCAGGCCTTAGTCCAGAACGGGGCTGTGTTTGCAGACAGGCCACCGGCCTTGGCTACCGATAAGATCATCACTAGTAATCAACACAACATCAGCTCTGCACCGTATGGACTTACATGGCGGCTCCTCCGTCGCAACTTGTCTTCTGAGATACTCCACCCTCTGAGGGTCAAGTCTTATGGTGCGGCGCGCAAGTGGGTTCTGGACATCCTCAGCACTCGGCTCCAGTTGGAAGTGGAATCCCAATCCCATTCTAAAGGTGTTGTAGTAGTAGACCATTTTCAGTATGCTATGTTTTGTTTGTTGGTTTTGATGTGTTTTGGAGACAAACTCGACGAAAAGCAGATCAAAGAAGTTGAACGCGTTCAGCGGCAGTTGCTGTTGGGTTTGTGGCGATTCAGGTTGCTTAGTATTAAGCCTAACATTACCAAGATCGTGTTGAAAAAGCAGTGGAGCGAGTTTTTGAAGATCAGGAAAGAACAAGAAGACGTGCTCATTCCTCTTATACGAGCAAGAAGTAAGGCAAAGGAGGAGAGGCTGAGCAAGGTGGACCAAATTAGTGATGAATTTGTGTTGTCGTATGTTGATACGTTGTGGGATCTTCAGCTCCATGAGGAGAAGAGAAAGCTTGAGGAAGGCGAAATAGTTAGTCTTTGTTCTGAGTTTCTAAGTGCCGGCACTGATACTACATCCACTGCATTGCAGTGGATCATGGCCAACATAGTCAAGTATCCACATGTCCAAGAGCGCATTTTCGCAGAGATTAAAGGGGTTGTGAAAAAAACTGAGGAAGAGGTGAAAGAGGAGGACTTGCAGAAGATGCCTTATCTGAAAGCTGTGATCTTGGAGGGTCTAAGGCGTCACCCACCTGGCCACTTTTTGTTGCCACACAGAGTCACCCAAGACATTGTTTTGGATGGTTATGTGGTGCCCAAGAATGTTACTGTCAATTTCACAGTGGCTGATATAGGGTGGGACTCAAAAGTGTGGGAAGACCCTATGGCTTTCAAGCCGGAGAGATTCTTGAGTGGCGGTGCAGGAGAAGGGGTTGATATAACAGGAAATAGAGAGATTAAGATGATGCCTTTTGGGGCAGGGAGGAGAATCTGTCCTGCTTCTGGTTTAGCTATGCTTCATCTTGAGTATTTTGTGGCCAATCTGGTTTGGAGATTTGAATGGAAAGCTGTGGATGGAGCCAATGTGGACCTTTCGGAGAAGCAGGAGTTCACTGTGGTCATGAAGAATCCGTTGCAGGTCAACATATCTCAGAGGGTGAATAAGTGA